ATTTACATGTGACGCAGCCAGTCTCAGaaatccgagtacacttgtgtTTTCTGCTCGGAACTTTAGggacatttgtgtgtttgtgtgtttagttcGTTGCCCTAAAACCTAATGTGAGtaatataatgttaatgtaatataatagtGATGCCGTTTCCATATTCGTCCcagttttttaatttaaaattcaaCAGGAAGTGAGGTGAGGTCACCCTTAGTTGTTAGACTATTTCAGCTTACAGCTGGCTAATGTAAAGGGTCATGGCAATGTTCCCTACAAAACTACAAACTCTGCACAGACTGCTGCAGCTTAGACACACATGTTGGAGCTCTCCTTCACTTGGACGAGCACCTTGCTCCAGACTGGTTCTGGGCATTGAGACGAGCTGTGATGACACTGGAGCAGCTGTGCTGGACGAGACAGGTGAAATCCTGGGAGAGTCTCTACATTCACAGAAGGAAGTTCACCTGAGGTGGGTGTATACAGAGCTGTATTCAGTTAACGatgttatgcaccaaatatttggaacaagctcccagaaaactgcaggaccgctccaactctgagttcttttaaatcaaagcttcaaacgttcctgtttgctgctgccttttattaaagcagataatgatcttatactgcactagagcttttactcttgtgtgttatattctattttagcttcgatcctatcttttatttttagcttgtttttattttctaatctttaatgtttttatgtttttataactgttttaattatgtcttaatgttcttgaatgtttatgtgaagcactttgaattgccctgttgctgaaatgtgctatacaaataaagctgacttgccttgccttgccttccTTCTTGAATGCTGCAGGACTGGTGGCATCATCCCCAAAGTGGCACAACAGCTCCACAGAGAAAACATAGAGCGTGTGGTGCAGGAAGCTTTGGACAGGAGCGACGTGGACCCAAGCCGGCTCTCGGCTGTGGCCACCACCGTAAAGCCGGGCTTGGGTCTGAGCTTGGGCATCGGTCTTGAGTTCAGTCAGAGGTTTGTGAGGCAGCACAACAAGCCCTTCATCCCCATCCACCACATGGAAGCCCACGCCCTGACCGTCAGGATGCTTCAACCTGTTGCCTTCCCCTTCCTGGTCCTGCTCGTCTCTGGTGGTCACTCACTTCTCGCTGTGGCTCGAGGAGTTGACGACTTTCTGCTTTTGGGTTACACTCTGGACGAAGCTCCAGGGGATACACTGGATAAAGTAAGGTCTTatagcttcagtaggcaacacgtttttggcatcattgggcaaaaaatccataataatctttcagcatattgtaattcaagtgttctgagagaaaactagacttctgctcctcctcatggctctgttttcaggctttaaaaataaagacttaccaatcacaggtcatttcagagagagagagcattcctattggctgtgctccggctggtgggcggtgcttggtatttcctcgacagatctcaacatggctgccgggtcacaaacgttctcattttacagctaaacagtacactacaagatgtttctgaaaacatttgaggagagaaataggaattacagtaacagaaagaGTGACTGACTCTTGGCTCttatagacggcagctggacggctatctccagatcagctctgattggttgttttcctacagtctttgaaatcttgcagatgccgttaggagcaccggaggacacagaggcacatgaattttttcagattacctgtctcatgcactactgtcaggatatagtgaccgtttcataaaaataactttttttaatcatttgtgCCATttttacccactgcagctttaaaactaaaatataGCTGTTATTAGTGATCGTGTTCAATTTTGTGATTATAAACAAATAACATATTGTCTTTTGTGGATTCACAGGTGGCAAGACGTTTGTCCCTCATAAAACACCCACAATGCTCCGCACTAAGTGGAGGACAAGCTATAGAGCTTCTAGCAAAGGATGGCGACAGGATGAGGTTCCGTTTCAGGACACCTATGGGACAAACGCATGACTGCTGCTTTTCTTTCGCTGGGCTACGGAATCAAGTTAACATGACGATAATGAAAGAAGAGGCAGGGGAAGGTATGAAGACACACAAGGTCTCGGAAGTGACAACCACGACCCATGAATCAGATTCATACACCTTTTGCttcagcagacattttgacttgtccaACACAGGTGTAAATCAAAACATGAATTATTGCTTTGCATTGCAGTCCTTTCTGAAATCATTAacggtacagtgtgtaggatttggcggcatctagtggtgtggttacagtttgcaaccaactgagtactcctccgcatcactcctccctttccaagactgcagtaacgtgagctgccgagtttaaaaccgtggtaacacggTTACACcagctcagaggccatccttaccataataacactactttaggagcaacggaagtcagacggcggctggcggtaccacggatTTGCACTtagtggctcacgttaccgcagtttcacaagcgtgccatagaactacggtggccttcaggtaacataaaacatgaaaggctttctctagagccagtgtttggtttgtccattttgggctactgtagaaacatgctggagcaacatggcagactccgtgaag
This DNA window, taken from Sebastes fasciatus isolate fSebFas1 chromosome 14, fSebFas1.pri, whole genome shotgun sequence, encodes the following:
- the osgepl1 gene encoding tRNA N6-adenosine threonylcarbamoyltransferase, mitochondrial, encoding MAMFPTKLQTLHRLLQLRHTCWSSPSLGRAPCSRLVLGIETSCDDTGAAVLDETGEILGESLHSQKEVHLRTGGIIPKVAQQLHRENIERVVQEALDRSDVDPSRLSAVATTVKPGLGLSLGIGLEFSQRFVRQHNKPFIPIHHMEAHALTVRMLQPVAFPFLVLLVSGGHSLLAVARGVDDFLLLGYTLDEAPGDTLDKVARRLSLIKHPQCSALSGGQAIELLAKDGDRMRFRFRTPMGQTHDCCFSFAGLRNQVNMTIMKEEAGEGVEKGTLLSCVNDIAAATQHTVASHLAKRTHRAILFCKANGLLPSNSPTLVLSGGVASNQYIRKALTIIAETTGLRLLCPPAKFCTDNGVMIAWNGVERLREGKGILPPNVDVRYEPKAQLGVDMTAEVKAAAIRLPSVRMKIPN